A DNA window from Melanotaenia boesemani isolate fMelBoe1 chromosome 6, fMelBoe1.pri, whole genome shotgun sequence contains the following coding sequences:
- the LOC121641797 gene encoding terminal nucleotidyltransferase 4A-like, with protein MDSRTARIQPEQKGPANSPCMHIRATSLGFSSNSGIDNIFHHQRNLAVQNANPADSHGEYCKHIAPLPGVAFGKLSKRDGGGERGSVRRKGSLSPSSSSLDSEAESSSPPGSSLQIDNLNVTEEANQFLHYSEHELNEKNLLQQHPPPPLHTVQQHCRSMQQSGGHTPTPTGMKNQKANKHHRFQSHSSGRRRQLSRANTFHGINPHPCHLNGHHVDSSSFLWKSRRYSQGINGLHEEIMDFFNFMSPRPEEEAMRRGVVNRVEGVIKDLWPTAQVELFGSFSTGLYLPTSDIDLVVFGKWEHPPLQELEQALKKHNVAGPYPIKVLDKATVPIIKLTDHETKVKVDISFNVETAVKAAQFIKSYLKKYTVLPPLIFVLKQFLLQRDLNEVFTGGISSYSLILMAISFLQLHPRIDTRRANINLGILLIEFFELYGRHFNYMKTGIQVKNGGAYLSKEEMFEAMGNAHRSSMLCIEDPVQPGNDVGRSSYGVLQVKQVFDFAYMVLSHGVSPLTHAYPNKEYESTLGRIIRVSPEVLAYREWTVQKWGAKQYTKLENHDVETCEQDLARLMLVEDQRDTSSPLSADSQSPSPVFLPSPQHHSSSSSSSACSLSSSSSGSDIESDSPLSSNTAIQLLSLSSVQSVIQMAADLKAAQSTGFIHTTHQVQMSLPENVALHSISDCQFYHENPPSISVVLRHATQAAQVSYRTNPTSPLPSPLHYPQVGGQQSHTYAMRSNSHGSFEAHKFGFKHNQAGSLQGQSHAQCSFSPQHRFVPQGHNTGLSFRNQHQYNQTSWRRRKKDSVPALN; from the exons ATGGATTCCCGGACCGCTAGGATCCAGCCAGAGCAGAAGGGACCGGCCAATTCCCCGTGCATGCACATTCGGGCGACTTCCTTGGGATTTAGCTCTAACTCCGGCATTGACAACATTTTTCACCACCAACGCAACTTGGCAGTGCAAAATGCAAACCCAGCGGACTCTCACGGCGAGTATTGCAAGCATATAGCACCGCTACCGGGGGTTGCGTTTGGGAAACTGTCGAAGCGAGACGGCGGCGGAGAGAGGGGAAGCGTCCGGAGGAAGGGCTCGTTGTCACCGTCCTCGTCCTCTCTGGACTCTGAGGCCGAGAGCTCTTCTCCCCCTGGTTCTTCGCTTCAGATCGACAATTTGAACGTTACAGAAGAGGCTAATCAGTTTTTGCACTACAGCGAGCACGAGCTAAACGAGAAAAATCTTCTACAGCAACATCCCCCTCCACCTTTACACACCGTTCAGCAACACTGTCGCAGCATGCAACAATCCGGCGGccacacccccacccccaccggGATGAAAAACCAGAAGGCGAACAAGCACCACCGCTTCCAGTCCCATTCATCCGGCCGCAGGAGGCAGCTGAGCAGAGCCAACACTTTCCACGGTATCAACCCGCATCCGTGCCACCTCAATGGGCATCATGTAGATTCCTCTTCTTTCTTATGGAAAAGCAGGCGCTACAGCCAGGGCATTAATGG TCTTCATGAGGAAATAATGGACTTTTTCAACTTCATGTCACCAAGGCCTGAGGAAGAGGCCATGAGAAGGGGTGTTGTGAACAGAGTAGAGGGAGTCATCAAGGATTTGTGGCCTACAGCTCAG GTGGAGCTATTCGGCAGCTTCAGCACTGGACTCTATCTTCCTACAAG TGACATTGACCTGGTGGTGTTTGGAAAATGGGAGCATCCCCCCCTGCAGGAGCTTGAACAAGCCCTGAAAAAACACAATGTGGCTGGCCCATATCCTATTAAAGTGCTTGACAAAGCAACA GTGCCAATCATCAAGCTCACAGACCATGAAACCAAGGTGAAAGTGGACATTAGCTTTAATGTGGAAACGGCAGTCAAAGCAGCACAGTTCATCAAGAGTTACCTTAAG AAGTACACTGTTCTTCCACCCCTGATCTTCGTTCTGAAGCAGTTTCTCTTGCAAAGGGATCTAAATGAAGTCTTTACTGGAGGCATCAGCTCATATAGCCTTATACTAATGGCCATCAGTTTCCTGCAG TTACACCCTCGGATTGACACACGGCGTGCCAACATTAACCTGGGCATCCTGCTAATCGAGTTCTTTGAGTTATATGGCCGCCATTTCAACTACATGAAGACGGGCATCCAGGTGAAGAATGGCGGAGCTTACCTGTCCAAGGAGGAGATGTTCGAAGCCATGGGGAATGCACACAGGTCGTCAATGCTCTGCATTGAAGATCCAGTACAGCCAG GGAACGATGTGGGCAGGAGTTCATACGGAGTGCTGCAAGTCAAGCAGGTCTTTGATTTTGCATATATGGTGTTGAGCCACGGTGTGTCTCCTCTCACACATGCATACCCCAACAAAGAATATGAAAG CACTTTAGGACGAATCATCAGAGTCAGTCCTGAGGTGCTGGCTTACAGGGAATGGACTGTCCAGAAGTGGGGAGCCAAGCAGTACACCAAGCTAGAAAATCATG ATGTAGAGACCTGTGAGCAGGATCTTGCCAGACTGATGCTGGTTGAGGATCAAAGGGACACCTCCTCACCTCTCAGTGCTGACTCCCAGTCACCTTCTCCAGTTTTTCTCCCCAGCCCTCAACACCattcatcatcctcctcctcctctgcatgctcactctcctcttcctcatctggAAGTGATATA GAGTCGGATTCTCCACTAAGCAGCAATACTGCTATCCAGCTCCTCAGCCTGAGCTCAGTTCAGTCTGTGATCCAGATGGCTGCTGACCTGAAGGCTGCACAATCAACTGGCTTTATCCACACAACACATCAG gtTCAGATGTCTCTCCCAGAAAATGTCGCCCTTCATTCTATCTCTGATTGCCAGTTCTACCACGAGAACCCTCCTTCCATCAGTGTTGTGCTCCGTCACGCAACGCAAGCCGCACAAGTCTCCTATCGCACTAACCCCACAAGCCCTCTCCCCAGTCCTCTCCACTATCCTCAGGTAGGAGGACAGCAGAGCCACACTTACGCCATGAGGTCCAATTCCCATGGCTCCTTTGAGGCGCACAAATTTGGCTTCAAGCACAACCAAGCTGGCAGTCTCCAAGGCCAAAGTCACGCTCAATGTAGCTTCAGTCCGCAGCATAGATTTGTTCCCCAGGGTCATAACACGGGATTAAGTTTCAGAAACCAGCACCAGTACAACCAAACCAGCTGGCGGCGCAGAAAGAAGGACAGTGTTCCTGCGCTCAACTAG